Proteins encoded by one window of Emticicia oligotrophica DSM 17448:
- a CDS encoding alpha/beta hydrolase codes for MQKVSIFKNQKILSTFLNREVVFDIVLPPNYENLSNLKVLYMNDGQDFDSLQIEKTLNDLYGSHSIDNFVFVGLHTNENRLKEYGTASIPDYKNRGNMAGEYRNFILTEFFPFIIANYKTSSLSRDNYFCGFSLGGLSAMDLVWGNPDYFSKVGVFSGSFWWRKKAYEDGYDDHNDRIMHVLVRNGNFNVGQKFWFECGTNDEKDDRNGNGIIDSIDDTLDLIKELEAKGYKNGEDVTYVEIKGGEHNQQTWSEAMPLFLKWLLPK; via the coding sequence GTGCAAAAAGTTTCTATCTTCAAAAACCAAAAAATCTTATCTACTTTCTTAAATCGTGAGGTAGTATTTGATATTGTTCTTCCCCCAAATTATGAGAATTTATCAAACCTTAAAGTCTTATATATGAATGATGGACAAGATTTTGATTCTCTGCAAATAGAAAAAACACTCAATGATTTATACGGCAGCCATTCTATTGATAATTTTGTATTTGTTGGTTTACACACCAATGAAAATCGCCTGAAAGAATATGGTACTGCTTCCATACCCGATTATAAAAATCGAGGGAATATGGCTGGTGAATATCGAAATTTTATCCTAACTGAGTTTTTTCCGTTTATCATAGCTAATTACAAAACTTCTAGTTTAAGTCGAGATAATTATTTTTGTGGCTTTTCATTGGGCGGACTCTCAGCTATGGATTTAGTTTGGGGAAATCCAGATTATTTTTCGAAAGTAGGTGTTTTCAGTGGTTCGTTTTGGTGGAGAAAGAAGGCTTATGAAGATGGTTATGACGACCACAACGACCGAATTATGCATGTTTTGGTTCGAAATGGAAACTTTAATGTTGGTCAAAAGTTTTGGTTTGAGTGTGGAACAAATGATGAAAAAGATGACCGAAATGGCAATGGAATAATTGATTCAATTGACGATACCCTTGATTTGATTAAAGAACTAGAAGCCAAAGGCTATAAAAATGGGGAGGATGTGACTTATGTTGAAATCAAAGGAGGAGAGCATAATCAACAAACTTGGAGCGAAGCCATGCCATTGTTTTTGAAGTGGCTATTGCCAAAATAG
- a CDS encoding L,D-transpeptidase family protein has protein sequence MSQSASFFEKQLEFPRVFAAYNEKSGVIHDLLMVNQICKDSFELFLRAFKKEKILEVWAKNQLSDRFTHLKTYEFSATTGILGPKRRSGDLQIPEGFYEIDFFNPHSKYHLSLRINYPNKSDLVFADKSNPGDNIFIHGGKETVGCIPIGDENIKELYLLASKAKSVGCKIQVHIFPVMMNDSNYNSIREEYGTNSEVLLFWSWLKTAYEFFGNYQKLPSIAFENSGNCTVG, from the coding sequence ATGTCCCAATCAGCTTCTTTTTTTGAAAAACAACTCGAATTCCCAAGGGTTTTTGCCGCATACAATGAAAAAAGTGGGGTTATCCATGATTTACTGATGGTTAATCAAATTTGTAAGGATAGTTTTGAGTTATTCTTAAGAGCCTTCAAGAAGGAAAAGATACTTGAAGTTTGGGCAAAAAATCAATTATCTGATAGATTTACCCACCTAAAAACCTACGAATTTAGTGCTACTACTGGTATTTTAGGTCCCAAAAGACGTTCTGGTGACCTTCAAATTCCCGAAGGTTTTTATGAAATAGATTTTTTTAATCCTCATAGTAAATATCATTTATCACTTAGAATTAATTACCCTAACAAATCTGATTTGGTTTTTGCCGATAAATCAAACCCTGGTGATAATATTTTCATTCATGGAGGTAAAGAAACTGTCGGCTGTATTCCAATTGGAGATGAAAATATCAAGGAACTATATTTACTAGCATCAAAGGCAAAAAGTGTTGGTTGTAAAATTCAAGTACATATTTTTCCTGTTATGATGAATGATTCAAATTACAATTCTATCAGAGAAGAGTATGGTACAAATTCAGAGGTGCTTTTATTCTGGTCTTGGCTCAAAACTGCTTATGAATTCTTTGGGAATTACCAAAAACTTCCATCAATAGCCTTTGAAAATTCTGGAAATTGTACCGTCGGATAA
- a CDS encoding alpha/beta hydrolase-fold protein has translation MQEKHIKFYSHIMGRDIDILISGHWGYPILMFPTSMGNYMQNKDFGLLDTVADLVDAGKIKLYNVDSIDFHTFYSKDLPAHIKIHNYNLYTLFLKEELVPAIQKECNVHRIAVAGCSFGGYHCSNFALKNPDMVAHLFSMSGAFSIKSFMKGYYDDNVYFNEPMDFMNNAESWKYNHINIILGTSDWDICREDNLNMSRLLANKGINHWYDEKRWANHDWPLWKMMFSEYVRKMPLYS, from the coding sequence ATGCAAGAAAAACATATCAAGTTTTATTCGCACATCATGGGCCGAGATATTGACATCTTGATTTCTGGCCACTGGGGGTATCCCATTTTGATGTTTCCAACTTCAATGGGAAATTACATGCAAAATAAAGACTTCGGACTGCTTGATACAGTAGCAGATTTAGTAGATGCGGGTAAAATCAAACTTTATAATGTTGATAGTATTGACTTTCATACATTTTATTCAAAAGACTTACCAGCACATATCAAAATTCATAACTACAACCTTTACACTCTTTTCTTAAAGGAAGAATTAGTTCCTGCCATCCAAAAAGAATGTAATGTACATAGAATTGCAGTAGCCGGTTGTAGTTTTGGTGGTTATCATTGTTCGAACTTTGCTCTTAAAAATCCAGACATGGTGGCTCACTTATTTAGCATGAGTGGAGCATTTAGTATCAAGAGCTTTATGAAAGGATATTATGATGATAATGTCTATTTCAATGAGCCTATGGATTTCATGAATAATGCCGAATCTTGGAAGTATAACCACATAAATATTATATTGGGTACTTCTGATTGGGATATTTGTAGGGAAGATAATCTAAATATGTCGAGATTGTTGGCCAACAAAGGAATTAATCACTGGTATGATGAAAAGCGTTGGGCAAACCACGAT